The Verrucomicrobiota bacterium genomic sequence ATTCGCCAGGCGCACGAATTGGCGTGGTCGCGCCTGCCGCAGCCGACCGAAGTGGAAAAGGCCGTGGGCTATCTTCAACGCTACAAGAATGAACTGGCTCGGACTGCTTCGCCCGAAGCCAGCCGCGACTTGGACGCCTGGACGAGTTACGCGCGGATTCTTCTTACGGCAAATGAATTTGTGTATGTGGATTGACGGGATCTCGATCTCTGGTTCCTGGCTCACGCTCGCGTCAGTGAACGCTGCTGCCAACGGCGGCAGCGGACTCTACACCTTTCGCGGATCTGCGAGCCATTGCGGTCAATCCCAACGGGCGAGCATTGTGCATCCGGAAAATCCGTGCACAAGGAACACCGCAGAAACGCGCGGACAAGGCTGTCCGCGCTCCTTTTGCCTGGCGAGATGACACTGTATAATTGGGAACAGTCATGAACTGCTCATGCGACTTAAGCGTTAGCCGGCGCCAATTTCTTTCCGGTTCGGTGCTGACGCTTGGCGCGGTTGGCTTGCACCCCTGGCTTTCCCTGGCCGCGCAACTCAACGACGGCCAACCGCTCGCGCCCAGGCCCACGCATTATCCGCCGAAAGCCAAACAGCTTCTCTTCATTTTCCTGACCGGTGGCTTTTCACACCTGGACACTTTTGATCCGAAGCCGAAGCTCCAGGCGAGCCATGGCAAGCCAATTCCAGCGTTTGGACTCCGTCCCGACGAATCCAAACCGCTTCCTTTGCTCGCCTCGCCCTTCACTTTTGGCGCCTGCGGCCAGTCGGGATTGATGATCAGCGAACTCTTTCCGAACCTCCAGTCCGTCGCCGACGACCTTTGTGTCATCCGCACCTTGCACACGGACATCGTCGAGCATTTCCAGGGGACACTCGCCATGCACACCGGTTCAGCCACGATTCCGCTGCCGAGCATCGGGTCATGGATCAGTTTCGGTCTGGGGACGCTGAATCCGAACTTGCCGTCGTTCGTCGTGCTGGCGGAGCATTTGCCGTATGCGGGCGCGCAAGTCTGGGACAGCAATTTCTTGCCGCCTTACCATCAAGGCGTCCGCATTCAGCCCGGCGACGATCCGATTCCCAACCTGCGTTCACCCGCTCGCTCGGTGACACTTCAGGAGCTCGAACAAATCATGCTCCGGGACGTGAACGAACTGCACGCCAGCGCACGCCCCGGCGATCTGAAGCTGCGCGCGCGGACAAGCAGTTTCGACACCGCTGTCGGCATGATGCGCGAAGCGCCGCAGGTCTTCGACCTCGCCGGCGAATCGGAATCGGTTCTGAAAATGTATGGCGTTGCGGCCGGAGACAAAAAATCCTTCGCCTGGCAATGCTTGATCGCGCGGCGACTCCTCGAACGCGGCGTGCGGGTCGTCGAGCTAATCGATACCGGATCGCACGACAACTGGGACGCGCACGGGGATATGCAGCAGCACCGCCCGAAAGCGCGCCGCGTGGACCAGGGGATTGCCGCATTGCTGAAGGACCTGAAACAACGCGGCCTGCTGGACGAAACGCTGGTGGTGATTGGCACCGAATTTGGCCGCACGCCCTGG encodes the following:
- a CDS encoding DUF1501 domain-containing protein; translated protein: MNCSCDLSVSRRQFLSGSVLTLGAVGLHPWLSLAAQLNDGQPLAPRPTHYPPKAKQLLFIFLTGGFSHLDTFDPKPKLQASHGKPIPAFGLRPDESKPLPLLASPFTFGACGQSGLMISELFPNLQSVADDLCVIRTLHTDIVEHFQGTLAMHTGSATIPLPSIGSWISFGLGTLNPNLPSFVVLAEHLPYAGAQVWDSNFLPPYHQGVRIQPGDDPIPNLRSPARSVTLQELEQIMLRDVNELHASARPGDLKLRARTSSFDTAVGMMREAPQVFDLAGESESVLKMYGVAAGDKKSFAWQCLIARRLLERGVRVVELIDTGSHDNWDAHGDMQQHRPKARRVDQGIAALLKDLKQRGLLDETLVVIGTEFGRTPWSDGGNGKGRNHYAKAFTCLLAGAGVKGGITYGETDEYGASIVSNPVHVHDYHATILHLMGIDHTRLTYRYAGRDFRLTDVAGNVVQAVLT